The Afifella aestuarii DNA segment GCTGAGGCCGTCGGCGGCGATCCGCGATCCGTCCTCAGACAAGGCGATGACGCTGAAATTCGCGGTCGAATTCTCGTCGACCTCGTCCTCGAAGGCCGGCTTGATGCCGAGCCTGGGCCTGTCGCCTGCCAGGGGCAAAGTGAGGCTGCGCTCGACCGGGCGGCCGCTCGTATCGATGACGCGGACATTCACCGTCGTCTTAAGGGGATGCGAGGAGACGCCTGTCTCGGGCAGCTGCGGCCGAAAGGCGAGATGGCCGTTCTCGTCGGTTGCAAGGCCCGACTGCGGTGCGGTCTGCGTGTCGAAAGTTTCGTCGGCAAGGCCGAAGCGGTAGCCCGCCCAGCCGTCAAGCTCGCCGGCGGTGGAGACGATGGTTTCCGCCTCCACGTCTAGATCCGCGGCCGGTGCGCCATAGAGGAAGCGGGCATCGGCGGTGATCTCGGGCGGGTTCGCCGGCTCGAACTGCGTCGCCTCCGTTTCCAGCGTGAAGTCGAGACGTTCCGGCTGGAAATCCTCGACCAGGAAGGTCGTCTCGGCGATCGCCGGCTTTTTCGGGTCGGTGTGGACCGAGACGCGCCACTGGCCGCGCATGGCATTGTCGGAGAGCGCGATCTCGGCGAGCGCGCCGCCGAGGCCTTCATCCTCGAGAAGCTCCTGGCGGTCTTCCTTGCCGTCCGGGCGGGTGATCTTTGCCGTCAGCGGCAGATCGGTCAGTGCTTTTGAGCGGGAATCGCGGGCGAGCGCCGTCAGATAGACGGTCTCGCCGACGCGGTAGATGCCACGCTCCGTCGTCAGGAAGACGTCGACGGGACCGGGCGCCGCACGTCCTTCGACGCCGCGGTCGGTGAGGTCGAAGGAGGGTTTTGTGAGATCGAGGAAATTGTAGTCGCCGTCTTTCGTCTCGGCGGCGAGAAGGGCCGGCGCCATGCCACCGGTGCCGCGAATGAGGCCGGGGGCGAAATTCGCCTTGCCGTCCGCATCGGTGTCGGCTTCTCCGAGGATTTCGTTGCTGGTGGCGATGAGGCGGAGATGCACGCCTTCGACGGGCTCCGCACTTGCGAGCGAGCGGAGGCTGACATTGAGCCCGTCATTGCCGGCGAAGGTCGCAAGCCCGAGATCGCTTGCGAGGAACCACTGCGTCGCCTTCGCGCCCCAATCCTGGGCGTTGTTTTCCGCGCTTGCGACGAGGACATAGATGCCGGGCTCAAGGTCGTCGACGAGTTCGCCGATCGGAATGGCGCTCACGACTTCGCGGTTGAGACGGGTCTCGACGTCGACACTGCCTTCCCAGATCTTGCGGCCTCTCTCGCTTTCGATCTCGGCCGCCTGCCATTGCGAGAGCTGGTCGAGGAAATTGCCGTTGCGCAGCGTCTCGGCGATGCCGCGATCGGCGATCCAGTAGAGCGAGGCCTTGACGGTCGAGGTGTTGACGGTGGTGACGGGCAGAGAGGCGCTGCCGCCGGCCGGCACGACATAGGCGTTGCCGGAGAAGCGCACGGCGGGCGAGCGGTCACGCACATAGATGTCGAGGGTCGCCGATTTCAGAAGCGCCTCGCCATCGGCGGACGGCAGGCCGGCGCGGGCGGTGATGCGGTAACGGCGGCCATGTTCGACGCCGCTGATGCAGATCTGCTGGCCTTCCGCCTCGACGGCTAGATTGTCGGCGTTCTCGATCGAGACGAAATCGCTCAGATCGGAGCGCGTCGCGGGCAGCTGGTCGGAAAAGTTGAGGCAGATGCGCGGGTCGGCGGCGTCGGAATCGACCTGATGGTCGATGATGCGAAAGCCGTGTTCGGCCACGGCGCTTTCATAGGCGCTTCGCACATCGGGCAGTTCTTCAAGCGCGAGGCTTGCGCGGTAGGCCTTGATCGCCGGCTTCCACTCGTCACGCTCGCCGAGCGAGCGGGCAAGAAGCACAAGGGCTGCGGCGCGGTCACGCGAGCCGCGGGCGTGGAGGTAGGCGTTGACGGCGGCGGCTGTGCGCTCTTCGGGGAGGCGTTGGCGCGTCTTCCAGTCGTCGGAGGTCGCCTCGGCGCTGACGGCGGAAAGCCGCAGCCACAGATCGACGCGATCCGGTGCCATCTTGAGTGCGCTTTTGAGTTGCGTTGCCGCGAAGAGATAATTGCCGTTGGCGGCGGCCTCGTCGGCCACGGCGAGTGCGGCGTCGAGCGAGGGGGCATTGTCGGCCCGCGCCAGATCGCCGGAGAGGCGGCGCGCCTCGTCGATGAAGCGCGAGGGCAGGAAGGAGAGCTCGGCCGTGCGCTCTTCGGCAAGCGACAAGGTCGGCAGATCGGAGGTGACGATGCGGCCGGAGATGGCGGCCTTGACGGCGCGGAGATCGCCGACCTCCTCCTTCAGGAAGCACCATTTGGCGTTGGTGTTGTAGGTGAAGGCGGCACAGCGGCCATCGACGACGCAGGCGCGTTTGCAGCCTTCGAGCTCAACATCCTTGATGACGTCGTAATCGCCGCCGAAATAATCGGCGCCTTCCGTGGTCAGAAGCCGGCGCTCCTGTGCCTGGGCGCTCACAGGCTCTGGCTGGAGAGTGAGAAAGACGACGGCAAGGGCGGCAAGGGCCGCCGGAAATCCGCGAAACAGCGCAAACACCGCACGCTCCCCAACACTTTTTCTGCGTCGGGCGAGCATAGGGGGCGCCGCTATGTCGGTAAAGCAGCTCCTGGCGAAACCTCGCGCATAGCGGGCTTTCAGCGCGCCGCCGTGCGATGTGGCAATTGCGTCCAGTAGGCGCGATCCATGGCGGCGATGGCGCCCTCCAGCCGGTCGATCACCTTTGCGAGAGACTCATCGACGGCCTCCAAATAGTCGGCCCAATCGCGGAAATGGCGGAGGTCCGCCTTGCCGTCGCTGATGCCTTTGAGGGCGATCGTCGGCAGGTCGAAAGCATGGCCGGCGCGCATCACCGCAAAGCCTTCCATGTCGACCATGTCCGCATCGATGAGATCATAGGCGGCGCCGGAGACGATGTTGGAGCCGGTCGAGAGCCTGGCGGCGGCGACGTCGCCGATCTGCTGCGGGATCGCAATTTCCGCCGGAAGATCGAGGAAGGGCGTGCGGCCCTTCTCGAAGCCGAGAGGCGAGGCATCCATATCGCGGAAGCTGATGTGGCTCGCCTGATAGACCGCGCCCTGTTCGAGCGCTCTGGAGCCGGCACTGCCGATGGAGACGAGGAGATCCGGGCGTTCCTCGGGCTTCATTCGGGCGAGGAAGGCCGTGGTGGCGACGGCGGCTTCCACCGGGCCGACGCCGGTGATCAGGGGGCGAATGCGTGCCCGCAGCTCGCTGCGATATTCCTGCTCAGTCGCCATGATGAAGAGGAGGCCGAAGCCTCCGACCATTTCGATTTTCGGCTCTGACACCTTCGAACCCCGCCTTTCAGCCTTTCCGCCAGTTTGACAGAATGGAAAATTCCTTAGATCACACGGCAACAACACCATGCTCCGGACGTTGGCAAGCGACCGGAGGGCGAGAACAGGGGGATGCGTCATGAGTGACCGTGTCGAGGCCGGGGGACTGAAGGTTGCCCGCCCGCTTTATGATTTCATCAACAACGAGGCTCTGGCCGGCACAGGCATCGCGCCGGAGACATTCTGGGATTCCTTCGCGGCGATCGTGCGCGATCTCACCCCGAAGAACCGCGCACTCCTGGCCGAGCGCGAGCGGCTGCAGGCGCGCATCGACGACTGGCATCGCCAGCGTCGCGGCAAGGGTAGCTCAGCGGCCGAATATACCGCCTTCCTGCGTGAGCTCGGCTATCTGCAGCCGGAGCGCGGCGAGGTCACCGTCGAGACCGACAATGTCGATCGCGAAATCACCACCATCGCGGGCCCGCAGCTCGTCGTTCCGGTGATGAATGCGCGCTATGCGCTCAACGCCGCCAATGCGCGCTGGGGTTCGCTCTACGACGCGCTTTACGGCACCGATGCGATCTCCGAAGACGACGGGGCGGAGATCGGCAGCGGTTACAATCCGAAGCGCGGTGAGAAGGTGATCGCCTACGCCCGCGGTTTCCTCGATGAATGCTTCCCGCTCGACGGCGATAGCTGGCGCAACGCGAAGGGACTGTCCGTGCAGGACCAGGCGCTCGCGGTCTGGATGGATGAGGGCCGCTCCGTCCGCCTCAAAGCGCCGGAGCAGTTTGCGGGTTTCCGCGGCGAGACGGGTTCGCCCTCGGCCGTCCTTCTTGCGAATCACCATCTGCATGCTGAGATCGTCATCAACCGCGATCACCCGATCGGCGGCACCGATCAGGCCGGCATCGCCGACGTGATTCTCGAATCAGCCGTCACCACCATCCAGGATTGCGAGGATTCGGTTGCCGCGGTCGACGGCGAGGACAAGACGCTCGTCTATCGTAACTGGCTCGGCCTGATGAAGGGCGATCTCACCGCTTCCTTCCAAAAGGGCGGCGAGACGAAGACCCGCGCGCTCAACGAGGATCGGCGTTATACCGCGCCCGACGGATCGGAGCTCGTCCTGCCCGGCCGTTCCTTGATGCTCGTGCGCAATTCCGGGCATCTGATGACGACGCCCGCGGTGCTCGACGCGAACGGCGACGAGGTCTTCGAAGGCATGCTCGACGCCATGTGCACGAGCCTGATCGCGCTGCACGACATCGGGCCGAACGGCAAACGCGGCAACAGCCGCACGGGCTCGGTCTACATCGTCAAGCCGAAGATGCACGGCCCCTTCGAGGTCGCTTTCTCCGACACGCTCTTCGGGCGTGTGGAGGATGCGCTCGGCCTGCCGCGCAACACTTTGAAGATGGGCATCATGGACGAGGAGCGGCGCACCACCGTCAACCTCAAGGAATGCATCCGCGCCGCGAAGAACCGCGTCGTCTTCATCAATACCGGCTTCCTCGACCGCACCGGCGACGAGATCCACACCTCGATGGAAGCCGGCCCGATGATCCGCAAGGGCGACATGAAGGGCTCTGCCTGGATCCGCGCCTATGAGGATTGGAACGTCGATGTGGGCCTTGCCTGCGGGCTTCGAGGCCGCGCGCAGATCGGCAAGGGCATGTGGGCGATGCCGGACAAGATGGCGGCGATGCTGGAGCAGAAGATCGGCCATCCGCAGGCCGGCGCCGACACAGCCTGGGTGCCGTCGCCGACGGCGGCGACGCTGCATGCGATCCACTACCACAAGGTCGACGTGCTCGAGCGCCAGGCGGAATTGAAGAACCGCGAGAAAGCGAGCCTCGACGACATCCTCACCATTCCGGTCGCCGAGAGCCCGAACTGGACGGACGAAGAGATCCAGGCCGAGCTCGACAACAACGCGCAGGGCATTCTCGGCTATGTCGTGCGCTGGATCGATCAGGGCGTCGGCTGCTCGAAAGTGCCGGACATCAACGATGTCGGGCTGATGGAAGATCGCGCAACTCTGCGCATCTCGTCTCAGCATATGGCGAACTGGCTTCACCATGGCGTGGTCAGCGAAACGCAGATCGTGGAGACGCTGGAGCGCATGGCGAAGGTCGTCGACCGCCAGAACGAGGGCGATCCGAGCTACCGGCCGATGGCGCCGAATTACGACGACAGCGTCGCCTTCCAGGCGGCCAAGGATCTGGTGCTCAATGGCCGCGTGCAGCCCTCCGGTTACACCGAGCCCATCCTTTATCGTCGGCGCATCGAGGCGAAGGCGAAACAGAGCTGAGCGCACCGCGGTAGATTGAGGGATGAGGAAACGGCAGGTCGAAGGACCTGCCGTTTTCGTTTCGGGCGCTCTGCCGGTCGATGGGCGAGGCAACCGGAGCGCAAGACATGTGTTCGCTTCCTGTCTGAGGAACGGCGAGGAGGAGCGGCATGGAGGAACTGAGCCTGGCCCTGAATGGTCTGTTCGAGACCACGACGACGCCTGTCGCGGTCATCGCGGCACGGCTCATTTTGGCGGCCGTGCTCGGGGCGATTCTCGGTCTTGAACGCGAGTGGCAGGAAAAGCCCGCGGGTCTGCGCACGCATATGGTGACGGCGCTTGCGGCTGCGACGTTTGCGGTTTTGACGCTGGAGATCGTCGACCTTTTCGAGGGGGCGGGCGACAATGTGCGCTCAGACCCGATCCGGCTCATCGATTCCATCACGGCGGGCGTCGCCTTTCTTGCCGCCGGTGTGATTTTGCATTCGCGCGGCCGGGTCGAGGGGCTGACGACGGGCGCGGGCATGTGGCTGTCGGGAGCAATCGGCGCCGCAGCCGGCCTCGGTTACGGCATCATCGCCATGCTTGGGGCGGGGATCGGGCTTTTCATTATCCTGGCGCTCAGGATCGTCTCTGCGAAAGTGCCTGGCGATGAGGGTGATGGGGACAGCCGTGCCGGCGGGGAAGAAAAAAGGGAGGCCTGAGCCTCCCTTTCATTGTCATGCGCGCGATGTGACGTGAGCCCGGCTCACATCTCCTTCATCTTGTCGGTGACCTTGGTCGTGTAGGCGCCTTCCGGCTCCTTGGTGATGACCGGGTCGGAACCGCCTTCGAGCAGCGTCTTCACGGTGCGGTCGTAATCTTCGACATTGAGCGTGCCGTCGGAGCCTTCGGTCAGCTTGTTGATTTCGCGCATCATGCGCTTCTGGTGCTTTTCCGTCTGGGCGCCGGTGTCGTCGTTGTCGAGCACGATCTCGGCCGCCTCGTCCGGGTGCTCTCGGGCATAGTCCCAGCCCTTCATGGAGGCCTTCACGAAGCGGGCCATCTTGTCGACGAATTCGGGATCTTGAAGATTCTCCTCCATGACGTAGAGGCCGTCCTCGAGAGTCGCCACGCCCTGATCCTCGTATTTGAAGACGACGAGTTCATCTTCCGGGATGCCGGCGTCGATCACCTGCCAGTATTCGTTGTAGGTCATCGTGGAGATGCAATCGGCCTGCTTCTGGATCAGCGGATCGACGTTGAAGCCCTGCTTGATGACGGTGACGCCGTCCTCGCCGCCCGTCGTCGGGATGTCGAGATGGCTCATCCAGGACAGGAACGGATATTCGTTGCCGAAGAACCAGACCCCGAGCGTCTTGCCTTTGAAATCCTCCGGCTTGGTGATGCCGGTCTCTTTGAGGCAGGTGAGTTCCATGCCGGATTTCGCAAAGGGCTGGGCGATGTTGACGAGGGGGACGCCGCGCTCGCGGGCCGCAAGGGCGGCCGGCATCCAGTCGACGATGACATCGGCGCCGCCGCCGGCGATCACCTGTTCGGGCGCGATGTCGGGGCCGCCCGGCTTGATTTCGACATCAAGGCCGGCCTCTTCGTAAAAGCCCTTGTCCTGGGCCACGTAATAGCCGCCGAACTGGGCCTGCGTGACCCATTTAAGCTGCAGGACGACATTGTCGTCCGCAGCCGCGGGGCCGGCGGCGACGGCGGACATGCCGACGGCCAGTCCGAGAGCTGCCAAAACTCGCTTCATACCATTCTCCCTCTCTTTTTGGGGCCGCCGCCCTAATGGCGATAGGACGGATGCCAGAATGTCAGCGCCCGCTCGATCATGGCGACGAGGCCGTAAAAGAGCGATCCGGCGATCGCCGCTACGGTGATCTCCGCCCAGACCATGTCGATGTTCATGCGCCCGACTTCGGTCGAAATGCGGAAACCCATGCCGACGATCGGCGTGCCAAAAAACTCTGCAACAATCGCGCCAATGAGGGCGAGGGTGGAGTTGATCTTGAGGGCGTTGAAGATGAAGGGCAGCGCCGCCGGCAGGCGCAGCTTGATGAGCGACTGGGTGTGGGTCGCCGCATAGGTGCGCATGAGGTCGCGCTCCATGGCGCCGGCCGCGTTGAGGCCCGAAACCGTGTTCACCAGCATCGGAAAGAAGGTCATGACGACGACGACGGCCGCCTTCGACGGCCAGTCGAAGCCGAACCACATCACCATGATCGGGGCGATGCCGACGATCGGAAGTGCCGAGACGAGGTTGCCGACGGGCAGGAGCCCCCGCTTCAGGAAGGGCACGCGGTCGACGAGAAGGGCGAGGAGAAAGCCCGCACCGCAGCCCATCGCATAGCCGGCAATGACCGCTTTCAAAAACGTCTGCCTGAAATCGGCCCAGAGCGTGGGAAGCGAGGAGGCAAAGGTGACGGCAATCGCGCTCGGCGGCGGCAACAGCACCGGCGGCACGCCGAAGCCGCGCACCAGGCATTCGCACAAGATCAGGAGCCACAATCCGAAGACGACGGGTACGGCGAGCGAGAAGGCGCGGCGCAAAGGCGTCGGCCGGCCTTCCGTCAGGCGCGCGAGATCGCGCATCACCTGCACGGTGAGAAGCGCGCTCGCCGTCAATGCCGCCCAATAACCGAGGCCCGCCCGCCCTTCGACGGTCGACAGAAGCGCCAAGAGAAGGCCGAAAGCGGCGGTTGCGATGACGGCGTTGAGAAGAAGGCGCAAGCCCACGATGCGCGGCCAGCCCGTCGTCGGGACGACGAGGAGGAGGGAGGCGAGCAGGAGCGAGGAGCCGGCGACGCGCGAACCGCCTTCCGCAACCGGCAGCGGCAGCGCGACGATGGCAAAGATCGCCGCCAGAAAGGTGAGAAGAAACGCACCCTGGCTTTGCGGCCGCTCGGCGGTGACATGGGCTGCGCTCACGCTTTCACCCCCATGCGGCGCAGCACCATGCGGTCGGCGATACCGACGATGGTGACGAGGATCGCTGCCATGAAGGCCGCGACGAGGAGGGCGGACCAGATCTGCACCGTCTGGCCGTAATAGGAGCCGGAGAGGAGGCGGGCGCCGAGCCCGGCGCGGGCGCCGGTCGGCATTTCGCCGACGATCGCACCGACCAGCGAAATAGCGATCGCGACTTTGAGGCTCGCAAACAGGAAGGGCATCGCGGCCGGCAGGCGCAGCTTCGCCATTGTCTGTGTCGGGCTCGCCGAATAGGTGCGCATCAGATCGAGCAGCATCGGGTCGGGCGATCTCAGCCCCTTCACCATGCCGACGGCGACGGGGAAGAAGGCGAGATAGGCGGAGACGGTGCCTTTCGCCCAGATCGGCGGGACGTCGAGCGATCCGAGGACGACGACGATCATCGGCGCGATCGCCAGGATCGGGATCGTTTGCGAGGTGATGATCCAGGGCATGAGGCTCTTGTCGAGCGTGCGCGAGGAGACGATGCCGATGGCAAGCACGATGCCGAGAAGCGTGCCGATGCCGAAGCCGGTGAGGGTGGAGGCGAGCGTCACCCAGCCGTGATAGACGAGGCTGCGCTTCGAGGTCGGCTTCACCTCGACGGTCGTCTTCCAGATTTCCGCGGCCACCTGATGCGGGGCGGGCAGGACCGGGCGCTCCTGGGCGTAGGTCGCGGCGGCGAAGTCGATGAAACTGCGTTCGATGCCGGCGCGTCGGTCGCGGTCGATCTGCTGCGGGGCGTTGAGATAGATCGCGCCCGCATACCAGACGAGAATGAGCGCTGCGACGACAACGAGAACCGGGCCCGTCTGGCCAGCGAAGATGCGCTGAACCCAAACCCGCGGCGCATAACCGACCCCGCCACCGGGCTCCGCGATCTCACTCATAGGCGGGGCTCTCCGACTGGGCTTTCGGGCGGACAAGCGGCCGCCTTCAGGTCTTCGTTCGACCCCCACCCCCGTCCCCTCCCCACAAGGGGGAGGGGGACGCCAATTGCGTCGCCGCCGCCCCGCTGTTTCAGGCCGGCTTGTGAGCGCAAAAACGCTCCGGTCGGATCGATCTCAAGGTCGCTCTCCGACATCTCAGTCCTCATAGGAATGGCCGGCGCGGAGGCCTTCGCGGACGCGGTGGGCGATTGCCAGGAATTCCGGCGTTTCGCGGATGTCGAGGCCGCGGTCGCGGGGCAGGCCGCAATCGATGACGTCGTAGATGCGGCCCGGGCGCGGAGACATGACGACGATCTTCGAGGACAGGAAGACCGCTTCGGGGATCGAATGGGTGACGAAGACGATGGTCTTGTTGGTCTTGGCCCAGAGCTGCAGGAGCTGTTCGTTGAGGTGATCGCGGACGATCTCGTCGAGCGCGCCAAAAGGCTCGTCCATGAGGAGAAGATCCGGCTCCACGGCGAGCGCGCGGGCGATGGAGGCGCGCTGCTGCATGCCGCCGGAAAGCTGCCAGGGGAATTTGCGCTCAAACCCCGCCAGGTTGACGAGATCGAGGTTCTTTTTGACCCGCTTCTGCTGTTCCGCCTTCGGCAGCCCCATGATTTCGAGCGGCAGAGCGACGTTCTTGGCGATGGTGCGCCAGGGATAAAGCGCCGCGGACTGAAAGACATAGCCGTAGGAGCGTTCGCGGCGCGCCGCATCGGGCGAGACGCCGTTGACGGTGATCTCGCCCGAAGTCGGCTGTTCGAGATCCGCGATGACGCGCAGCAAGGTGGTCTTGCCGCAACCGGACGGGCCGATCAGCGAGACGAATTCGCCGCGATGGATCGCAAGGTCGATGTCGGCAAGCGCCTGGACGGGGCCGTCGGCCGTCTGAAAGGTGAGCGAGAGACCGGACGCGGCGATGACCGCGCCGGTATGCGCCGGTTTGGGGGGCGCGCTCCTTGCGGCCGTTGCGGGTGTGGTGTCAGCTTCGACCATGGGCCTCTAGGCTCCCGAAGGCGTTGATGGGATGAAAGAGGCGTTGTGCATGTGGCTCCTCAAACACCGGCCGGAATGCCGGCGCGCTCCACGCGGCGCGGGGCCGTGAGCTCTTTCCATGTCGACAGCGCTTTCGCAACCGGCGGATTGGCCGGGCGCTCCACGAAGCGACCGTCGCCGGTGCCGGCCTTCACCTCACCCTCCTCGTAGGCGACGCGGCCGCGCGACAGGGTCATCCGCGGCAGTCCATGCACGGGCATGCCCTCGAAGACCGTGTAGTCGATCGCCGATTTCTGGCTCCCTGCGGTGATCGTCTTCGTCGCCTCGGGATCCCAGATGATGATGTCGGCATCAGCCCTTTCGACGATCGCGCCCTTCCGCGGATAGATGTTGAGGATCTTGGCGATGTTGGTGGAGGTGGCGGCGACGAATTCGTTCATCGTCAGCCGGCCCGTCCGGACGCCATAGGTCCACAGAAGCGGCAGACGCTCCTCGATGCCGCCGGTGCCGTTCGGGATTTTTGTGAAATCGCCGAGCCCCATGCGCTTCTGCTCCGTGGTGAAGGCGCAATGGTCGGTGGCGACGACCTGGAGAGAACCCGCGGCAAGCCCCGCCCAGAGCGAGTTCTGATGATCCTTGCTGCGGAAGGGGGGCGACATCACCCGGCGGGCGGCATAGTCCCAATCGTCGTTCAGATATTCCGTCTCGTCGAGGAGAAGATGCTGGATGAGGGGTTCGCCGAAGACGCGCATGCCCTTCTGGCGCGCCCGGCGGATCGCCTCATGCGTCTGCTCGCAGGAGACATGCACGATATAAAGCGGCACGCCCGCCTGATCGGCGATCATGATGGCGCGGTTGGCGGCCTCGCCCTCGACTTCCGGCGGGCGCGAAAAGCCGTGGGCTTCCGGGCCGTTGTTGCCTTCGGCGAGGAGTTTTTGCTGCAGGAAGGCGACGACATCGCCGTTCTCGGCATGGACGAGCGGCATAGCCCCGATCTCCGCGCAGCGGGAGAAGGAAGCGAACATCTCGTCGTCGTTCACCATCAAGGAGCCCTTGTAGGCCATGAAATGCTTGAAGGTGTTGATGCCCTGCGCGACGACCTTCGGCATCTCGTCGAAGACCTGCTTGTCCCACCAGGTGATGGCCATGTGGAAGGAATAGTCGGTGCGCGCCTTGCCGGCCTTCTGGTACCATTGCTGGAGCGCGTCGATGAGGCCCTGGTTCGGCGCCGGCAGGCAGAAATCGACCGTCATCGTGGTGCCGCCGGCAAGCGCCGCGGCCGTGCCGGAATCGAAATCGTCGGTCGAATGCGTGCCCATGAAGGGCATTTCCATATGGGTGTGCGGGTCGATGCCGCCCGGCATCACGTAGCAGCCGGTCGCATCGATCACGTGATCGGCGTCGTGATTGAGATCGGGGCCGATCGCCACGATCTTGTCGTGCTGGATGAAGACGTCGGCCTTGTAGGTGCGGTCAGCGGTGACGACCGTGCCGCCCTTGATGATCTTGGTCATGGCGCTCTTGCTCCCCTAAACTCTTTTCCGGACTTGCACTCCGAAGACCCCCACCCTCATTCCCTCCCCACAAGGGGGAGGGATGACCACTCTGCCCCGCCCAGCTTCTGCAATCGAGGCTTTGTCTGTGGCTGGGGCTCTCCCTCGAGATCGGCGCTTCGCGCGGAAAACGGGATCTCTCTTCTCATGCAATCCCCAGCTCCCGCAGGATTTCCTCCACGCATCCGTCGAAGGCTTCATCGATCTCGGCGGTCGAAAAGCGCAGGATGCGATATCCTTGAGTTTTCAGCCACGCATCTCTCGTGCGATCTCTCGCAGCGGTTCTGCTGTGGAGATGATGGTGGCCATCCACTTCGATGACGAGCTTCTCGGAGTGAACGGAAAAGTCGGCGATATACGGCCCTATCGGTGCCTGCCTTCGCACGTGAACCCCATGGAGCCGGCGAAGCTCGCGCAGCTCGTTCCATAGCTTCCTCTCGCCGAGCGTCATGTCGCGCCGGAATGCGCGCGCCAGGCCGATCGTCCGAGGTTCGATCGTGGAGGGTGTCATCGGCATGACCCGACAAGCACGGCATATCCCCCTCCCCCTTGTGGGGAGGGGATAGGGGTGGGGGTCGAAGGAGACCGTACCGAACATCTCATCCGATCCTCCCTGAGCCCGAACGCTTCGGCAGTGAGTGCCGCTCAGCTCACAATCTCCGCCGTTTCGAGCACTGCGTGGAAGAGGACATTGGCGCCGGCCTCGGCCCATTCCTTGGAGATGTCTTCGTCTTCATTGTGCGACAGGCCGTCGACGCAGGGGCACATGACCATGGTGGCGGGGGCGACTTTTGCCGCCCA contains these protein-coding regions:
- the hydA gene encoding dihydropyrimidinase, producing MTKIIKGGTVVTADRTYKADVFIQHDKIVAIGPDLNHDADHVIDATGCYVMPGGIDPHTHMEMPFMGTHSTDDFDSGTAAALAGGTTMTVDFCLPAPNQGLIDALQQWYQKAGKARTDYSFHMAITWWDKQVFDEMPKVVAQGINTFKHFMAYKGSLMVNDDEMFASFSRCAEIGAMPLVHAENGDVVAFLQQKLLAEGNNGPEAHGFSRPPEVEGEAANRAIMIADQAGVPLYIVHVSCEQTHEAIRRARQKGMRVFGEPLIQHLLLDETEYLNDDWDYAARRVMSPPFRSKDHQNSLWAGLAAGSLQVVATDHCAFTTEQKRMGLGDFTKIPNGTGGIEERLPLLWTYGVRTGRLTMNEFVAATSTNIAKILNIYPRKGAIVERADADIIIWDPEATKTITAGSQKSAIDYTVFEGMPVHGLPRMTLSRGRVAYEEGEVKAGTGDGRFVERPANPPVAKALSTWKELTAPRRVERAGIPAGV
- a CDS encoding endonuclease domain-containing protein; this translates as MFGTVSFDPHPYPLPTRGRGICRACRVMPMTPSTIEPRTIGLARAFRRDMTLGERKLWNELRELRRLHGVHVRRQAPIGPYIADFSVHSEKLVIEVDGHHHLHSRTAARDRTRDAWLKTQGYRILRFSTAEIDEAFDGCVEEILRELGIA